In Thermorudis peleae, a genomic segment contains:
- the lepB gene encoding signal peptidase I produces MDELHGVTASVEHPTQATQSAEQPLTRPTGRRLVLWDILETVVLALVLFVAIREVILNYRVDGSSMEPTLHNGEMLIVNRRAYMHISLQHLFGWIPSIGQDVDGEWYPFGPPQRGDIIVFYPPGNSSEPYVKRIIGLPGEHIAIHDGAVYINGQRLIEPYLDVPTLWRGVTLDQDYVVPPGYVFVLGDNRNNSSDSRIFGAVPMSSIVGKAWITYWPPDEIKVLSHPAYAFQ; encoded by the coding sequence GTGGATGAATTGCATGGAGTGACGGCTTCAGTTGAGCATCCAACCCAAGCAACCCAGTCTGCAGAACAACCGCTTACCCGACCAACCGGTCGGCGTCTTGTCCTCTGGGATATCCTCGAGACGGTCGTCTTAGCGCTTGTCCTCTTTGTCGCGATTCGGGAAGTGATCCTGAACTATCGCGTCGATGGTAGCAGTATGGAGCCCACGCTCCATAACGGCGAGATGCTGATCGTAAATCGCCGAGCCTATATGCACATCTCGCTCCAGCACCTCTTCGGCTGGATTCCGAGTATTGGGCAAGACGTCGATGGAGAATGGTATCCCTTTGGGCCGCCGCAACGGGGCGACATCATCGTCTTTTATCCTCCGGGCAACAGCAGTGAGCCCTACGTCAAGCGGATCATTGGCCTGCCAGGTGAGCATATCGCCATTCATGACGGCGCAGTCTACATCAACGGCCAGCGGCTGATTGAGCCATACCTCGATGTCCCAACACTCTGGCGTGGTGTTACGCTCGATCAGGACTATGTTGTGCCGCCTGGTTACGTCTTCGTCCTTGGCGACAACCGCAACAACAGCAGCGACTCACGCATCTTCGGTGCTGTGCCGATGTCTTCTATTGTCGGCAAGGCGTGGATCACCTATTGGC